A DNA window from Turicibacter sp. TJ11 contains the following coding sequences:
- a CDS encoding FAD:protein FMN transferase, producing MKRIKYLPFLLLLLLVGCQQKEPESFEPISQNKFLLGTIVNITLYDNPQQSIFDEIFTAIEEIETKMTINNATTSEIIEINHEAGNKAVKVSQETFDVIKTGLEYSKLSQGRFDITVGPLVKLWEIGFEDAHVPNPLEIEESLTLINYENVELNEDELTVKLTEPNMMIDLGGIAKGYAADVAASILKKHGNQQAIINLGGNVYAYGEKTNKETWKVGVQNPFSLRGEYLGIAKVKNKSIVTSGTYERFFEQDGVTYHHILDPKTGYPVENGLMSVTIIADSSMTADALSTIAFTLGIEEGLKLIESLEDVEALYVTNDKLLYASSGFLNNFELTDQTFSIAN from the coding sequence ATGAAACGTATAAAATACTTACCATTTTTACTTCTACTTCTATTAGTAGGATGTCAGCAAAAGGAACCAGAATCGTTCGAACCGATCTCACAAAATAAGTTTTTATTAGGAACCATTGTAAATATTACCCTTTATGATAATCCTCAACAAAGCATTTTTGATGAAATTTTTACAGCTATTGAGGAAATTGAGACAAAAATGACGATAAATAACGCAACAACGAGTGAAATCATTGAAATTAATCATGAGGCAGGAAATAAAGCTGTTAAAGTTTCCCAAGAAACTTTTGATGTGATAAAAACAGGATTAGAGTATTCAAAACTTTCACAGGGAAGATTTGATATTACTGTTGGGCCTCTAGTTAAACTGTGGGAAATTGGGTTTGAAGATGCTCATGTTCCAAATCCGTTAGAAATTGAAGAGAGTTTAACCTTAATTAATTATGAAAATGTAGAATTAAACGAAGACGAGTTAACAGTGAAATTAACAGAACCTAATATGATGATTGACTTAGGGGGAATTGCTAAAGGATATGCGGCTGACGTCGCTGCCTCTATTTTAAAAAAACACGGTAATCAACAGGCAATTATTAATTTAGGTGGTAATGTTTATGCTTATGGTGAAAAGACAAATAAAGAAACTTGGAAGGTAGGGGTTCAAAATCCATTCTCTTTACGTGGTGAGTATCTTGGAATTGCTAAAGTTAAAAACAAAAGTATTGTTACTTCTGGAACTTATGAACGTTTCTTTGAACAAGATGGTGTCACATACCATCACATATTAGATCCTAAGACGGGATATCCCGTTGAAAATGGCTTAATGTCGGTTACAATTATTGCAGATAGCTCAATGACAGCGGATGCCTTATCAACCATTGCCTTTACACTTGGAATTGAGGAAGGATTGAAGCTAATTGAATCTCTTGAGGATGTTGAAGCACTTTATGTCACAAACGATAAGTTACTATATGCCTCATCAGGTTTTCTTAATAACTTTGAATTAACTGATCAAACTTTTTCAATTGCTAATTAA
- a CDS encoding IS3 family transposase (programmed frameshift), whose protein sequence is MSKKLFTSEEIEQLKQNTCVKSVSEKGITYTKEFKENFIKMSEKGHLPREIFEAHGFDLSVLGMSRVASAAKRWRRAYKTQGALGLDDARTKYSGRPIQRELTLEEQLQRTQAELEILKIENELLKKLRLMRKLLELVSPSLKFQIIHEIVKQSRFKHLISYLCDSCGVSRSGYYRYFSSCAKAARLKRQQEEETRLEAIKQAINFKNRTTKGIRQVAMVLQGEFNLTYNLKSVHRIMRKYHLLSPVRRANPYRKIAKATHEHRIYSNKVNREFKRSKPNEVFLTDITYLKYGKNRTAYLSTIIDSATNEVVASQISENLKIDFVLQTLDKLRENPNIQLTETSMIHSDQGVHYSSPQFSTKLKELGIQQSMSRRGNCWDNAPQESFFGHLKDEANIKQQQTFEELAEEIYDYIYYYNHYRYQWNLKKLTPVKFRNQLLAA, encoded by the exons ATGAGCAAGAAGTTATTTACATCAGAAGAAATTGAACAGTTAAAACAAAATACCTGTGTTAAATCAGTGTCTGAAAAAGGCATTACGTATACAAAAGAATTCAAAGAAAATTTTATTAAGATGAGTGAGAAAGGTCATTTGCCTAGAGAAATATTTGAGGCTCATGGATTTGATCTCTCAGTTCTTGGCATGTCTCGTGTGGCATCAGCGGCTAAACGTTGGAGACGCGCCTATAAAACACAAGGGGCTTTAGGATTAGATGATGCACGTACGAAATACTCAGGACGACCGATTCAGCGTGAGTTAACATTAGAAGAACAACTGCAACGCACGCAAGCCGAGTTAGAGATATTAAAGATTGAAAATGAATTATTAAAAAAGTTGAGACTCATGAGAAAACTGCTCGAAT TAGTTTCACCCAGTTTAAAGTTTCAAATCATTCACGAGATTGTTAAGCAATCACGGTTTAAACATTTAATTTCTTATTTATGCGATAGTTGTGGTGTTTCACGTTCAGGATATTATCGCTATTTTTCGTCATGCGCAAAAGCAGCGCGATTAAAACGGCAACAAGAAGAAGAGACTCGTTTAGAGGCCATTAAACAAGCGATTAACTTCAAAAACCGTACAACTAAAGGGATTCGTCAAGTCGCAATGGTTCTACAGGGGGAGTTTAATCTGACATACAATCTCAAATCTGTTCATCGCATCATGAGAAAATATCACTTACTTAGTCCTGTCCGACGTGCCAATCCTTATCGTAAAATCGCAAAAGCAACACATGAACATCGTATTTATTCAAATAAAGTTAATCGTGAATTTAAACGTTCAAAACCTAATGAGGTATTTTTAACAGACATTACCTATTTAAAGTATGGAAAGAATCGTACCGCCTACTTATCAACCATTATAGATAGTGCGACAAATGAAGTGGTTGCGTCTCAGATTAGCGAAAATTTGAAAATTGACTTTGTTCTTCAAACGTTAGATAAGCTACGTGAAAATCCTAATATTCAATTAACTGAAACAAGTATGATTCATTCAGATCAAGGAGTTCATTATAGCAGCCCACAATTTTCGACTAAATTGAAGGAATTAGGAATTCAACAATCGATGTCACGAAGAGGAAACTGTTGGGATAATGCACCCCAAGAATCATTTTTCGGTCATTTAAAAGATGAAGCCAACATCAAACAACAACAAACATTTGAAGAATTAGCAGAAGAAATTTACGATTATATTTACTACTATAATCATTACAGATATCAATGGAATCTAAAAAAGCTGACTCCTGTAAAATTCAGGAATCAGCTACTAGCAGCATAG
- a CDS encoding ISL3 family transposase — MSHSYFTRKFLNIKDKNITFQEDYFEEVKLHGVTSFIFKGILSYQPTHCEHCGTLFDSKFKKHGFKTSRIVIPKVSLHDTYLDLKKQRYYCGHCQSTFTLKTSIVEKNCFISYHTKHAIALEAQNKISESDIARRHQVSHSTVNRIIHSFYESQSLNFNSLPENLCFDEFKSVKSAQGHMSFIFCDADTKQIIDIIEDRRLSSLQTYFKRYTQEARSRVKHIVIDMYAPYISLIKELFPHAKIVIDKFHLVQHISRALNKTRIRFMKQFKKHSRKFKRYWRLFLKSHTLLNTTTYRSVYCFKQPMREIDILNFLLDLSPELKATYDLYQDLLFALQTKNFERFHHLLQAKHPLISPEFQTAFQTFKTYQSYIENTLTTSYTNGPIEGINNKIKVIKRIAFGYRSFYHWVTYHAEHVSSTSRVIKSRILITQNLTKPKVKILAA, encoded by the coding sequence ATGTCTCACTCCTATTTTACTAGAAAATTTTTAAATATTAAAGATAAAAATATTACGTTCCAAGAAGATTATTTTGAAGAGGTGAAGCTTCATGGTGTGACTAGCTTCATTTTTAAAGGAATTTTATCTTATCAACCCACTCATTGCGAACACTGTGGGACACTATTTGATTCTAAATTTAAAAAGCATGGGTTCAAAACGTCTCGAATTGTCATTCCTAAAGTTTCACTCCATGATACTTATTTAGATTTAAAGAAACAACGTTACTACTGTGGGCATTGTCAGTCAACGTTCACTCTAAAAACATCGATTGTTGAAAAGAACTGCTTCATCTCTTATCACACTAAACACGCCATTGCGTTAGAGGCTCAAAATAAGATTTCAGAGTCTGATATCGCTCGTCGTCATCAAGTGTCCCATTCCACTGTCAATCGAATCATTCATAGCTTCTATGAGTCTCAATCATTAAATTTTAATTCCCTTCCTGAAAATCTTTGTTTTGATGAATTTAAATCGGTGAAGTCAGCACAAGGCCACATGTCCTTCATCTTTTGTGATGCCGATACCAAACAAATCATCGATATCATTGAAGATCGTCGCTTAAGCTCCCTTCAAACGTATTTTAAACGCTATACCCAAGAAGCACGTTCTCGTGTCAAACACATTGTCATTGATATGTATGCCCCTTATATCAGCTTAATTAAGGAGCTTTTTCCGCACGCGAAAATTGTCATTGATAAATTCCATCTCGTTCAACATATTTCTCGTGCGTTAAATAAAACAAGAATTCGATTCATGAAACAGTTTAAGAAACACAGTCGCAAATTTAAACGTTACTGGCGATTATTTTTAAAGTCTCACACCTTACTTAACACCACGACTTATCGTTCCGTTTACTGTTTTAAACAACCGATGCGTGAGATCGATATCCTAAACTTTTTACTTGATTTATCTCCTGAATTAAAAGCAACCTATGATCTTTATCAAGACTTACTCTTCGCTCTTCAAACCAAAAACTTCGAGCGATTCCATCACTTACTTCAAGCCAAACATCCTCTGATTTCTCCTGAATTCCAAACTGCTTTTCAAACGTTTAAAACGTATCAATCTTATATTGAAAACACACTGACCACTTCGTACACCAATGGTCCGATTGAAGGGATTAATAATAAAATTAAAGTCATTAAACGAATCGCTTTTGGCTATCGAAGCTTTTACCATTGGGTCACCTACCATGCGGAGCATGTCTCCTCCACTAGTAGGGTAATTAAATCAAGAATTCTTATCACTCAAAATCTAACTAAACCCAAAGTAAAAATCCTAGCAGCATAG
- the pyk gene encoding pyruvate kinase, translating into MKHTFKNTKMICTIGPKSEPKEMLSKLVDAGMNCIRCNFSHGDHAEQKARMDLIREINKEKGTHVAILLDTKGPEIRTHLFENGGVDLVAGQTVRVAMNEVLGTAEKFSITYPGLINDVVVGGTILVDDGYVELTVTELDQANQEIVCTVKNSAYIKDRRGINVPGAKLNMPFISEKDRSDMIFGCEMQVDYIAASFVRRAEDVLAIREIFAEQGNTHTQIISKIENQEGVENLDAIIEVSDGIMVARGDLGVEVPAEDVPLIQKEIIAKCNAAGKIVVTATQMLESMQKNPRPTRAEVSDVANAIFDGTDAIMLSGESAAGQYPLEAVETMARIARRTEQALDHQEIIARAMASSTRNVSSAMGLAVADTVEDLGAQAVIACTQSGATARAISKYRPSAPVVAATSCEKTATSLALYWGVQPVVVEETANTDELLATAAKVAEDFAGLESGEIAVVTAGLPAGEGNTNLMKIHEVK; encoded by the coding sequence ATGAAACATACTTTCAAAAACACAAAAATGATTTGTACAATTGGTCCTAAATCAGAACCAAAAGAAATGTTATCAAAATTAGTAGATGCAGGAATGAACTGTATCCGTTGTAACTTCTCTCACGGTGATCATGCTGAGCAAAAAGCTCGTATGGATTTAATCCGTGAAATCAACAAAGAAAAAGGAACTCACGTAGCTATTTTATTAGATACTAAAGGACCTGAAATCCGTACTCACTTATTCGAAAATGGTGGAGTTGACTTAGTTGCTGGTCAAACTGTACGCGTTGCTATGAACGAAGTATTAGGAACAGCCGAAAAATTCTCTATCACTTACCCAGGATTAATCAATGACGTAGTTGTTGGTGGAACAATCTTAGTTGACGATGGATATGTTGAATTAACAGTTACTGAATTAGATCAAGCTAACCAAGAAATCGTATGTACAGTTAAAAACTCTGCATATATTAAAGACCGTCGTGGAATCAACGTTCCAGGTGCTAAATTAAATATGCCATTCATCTCTGAAAAAGATCGTTCAGACATGATCTTTGGATGTGAAATGCAAGTTGATTACATCGCTGCATCATTCGTTCGTCGTGCAGAAGACGTATTAGCAATTCGTGAAATCTTTGCTGAGCAAGGAAATACTCATACTCAAATCATCTCTAAAATCGAAAACCAAGAAGGTGTTGAAAACTTAGATGCAATCATCGAAGTATCAGACGGAATCATGGTTGCTCGTGGAGACTTAGGGGTAGAAGTACCAGCTGAAGATGTACCATTAATCCAAAAAGAAATCATTGCTAAATGTAATGCTGCAGGAAAAATCGTTGTAACTGCAACTCAAATGTTAGAATCTATGCAAAAAAATCCACGTCCTACACGTGCAGAAGTATCAGACGTTGCTAACGCAATCTTCGATGGAACTGATGCAATCATGTTATCAGGAGAATCAGCTGCTGGACAATATCCATTAGAAGCTGTTGAAACAATGGCTCGTATCGCTCGTCGTACTGAGCAAGCTTTAGATCATCAAGAAATTATCGCTCGTGCTATGGCATCATCTACACGTAACGTATCTTCTGCTATGGGATTAGCTGTTGCAGATACTGTAGAAGATTTAGGAGCTCAAGCTGTTATCGCTTGTACACAATCAGGAGCTACTGCTCGTGCAATCTCTAAATACCGTCCATCTGCACCAGTTGTTGCTGCAACTTCTTGCGAAAAAACAGCTACATCTTTAGCATTATACTGGGGAGTTCAACCAGTTGTTGTTGAAGAAACAGCTAACACTGATGAATTATTAGCTACAGCTGCTAAAGTTGCTGAAGACTTCGCTGGATTAGAATCAGGAGAAATCGCAGTTGTTACTGCTGGATTACCTGCAGGTGAAGGAAACACTAACTTAATGAAAATTCATGAAGTTAAATAA
- the pfkA gene encoding 6-phosphofructokinase, protein MVKRIGVLTSGGDAPGMNAAIRAVVRAGIANNIEVFGIYNGYAGLVKGDIKPLTNSDVGGIINRGGTFLGSARLPEFKNIEVRELGVEQLKKHGIEALVVIGGDGSYMGAKKLTEMGINCIALPGTIDNDIVSSDFTIGFDTALNTVIDAIDRLRDTSASHARCSVVEIMGRHCGDLTVWGAIASGAEDLIVPEKGINMDEIVAQIEEGKKRQKKHFIVTLAELMTDAHELAKEIEKRTGVETRATVLGHTQRGGAPTAADRVLASRMGAYAVDLLIEGQGGRCVGIRNNELTHYDILEALDLPRVFDETMYNLAKQLS, encoded by the coding sequence ATGGTAAAAAGAATTGGTGTGCTTACTAGTGGTGGAGATGCACCTGGTATGAACGCAGCCATTCGTGCCGTTGTAAGAGCAGGTATTGCTAACAATATCGAAGTATTCGGTATTTACAATGGATATGCTGGATTAGTTAAGGGTGATATTAAACCATTAACGAATAGTGATGTTGGTGGCATCATTAATCGCGGTGGAACATTCTTAGGATCAGCACGTCTTCCAGAGTTCAAAAACATTGAAGTTCGTGAACTTGGTGTAGAGCAACTGAAAAAGCACGGAATTGAGGCATTAGTTGTTATTGGTGGCGATGGTTCTTATATGGGAGCCAAAAAATTAACTGAGATGGGAATCAACTGTATCGCTTTACCGGGTACAATTGATAATGACATCGTAAGTAGTGATTTCACAATTGGTTTCGATACTGCTTTAAACACAGTTATTGATGCAATTGATCGTTTACGTGATACATCAGCATCACATGCTCGTTGTAGCGTAGTAGAAATCATGGGCCGTCATTGCGGTGACTTAACTGTATGGGGAGCGATTGCAAGCGGTGCTGAAGACTTAATCGTACCTGAAAAAGGTATCAACATGGATGAAATTGTAGCTCAAATTGAAGAAGGTAAAAAACGTCAAAAGAAACATTTCATCGTTACTTTAGCTGAATTAATGACAGATGCTCATGAATTAGCAAAAGAAATCGAAAAACGCACTGGTGTTGAAACTCGTGCAACTGTTTTAGGGCACACACAACGTGGTGGAGCACCAACAGCAGCGGATCGTGTTTTAGCAAGTCGTATGGGTGCTTATGCCGTTGATTTATTAATTGAAGGTCAAGGTGGACGTTGTGTGGGAATTCGTAACAACGAATTAACACATTACGATATTTTAGAAGCACTTGATTTACCACGCGTATTCGATGAAACAATGTATAACTTAGCAAAACAATTATCTTAA
- the dnaE gene encoding DNA polymerase III subunit alpha, translating to MGFTHLQVRSAYSLLTSSIKIADYINLATSRDLKSLALVEDGTMHSAIKFYKACQLAGIKPIIGIRLNIKVDEFKDDWTLIAKNNKGYQALLKLASAAALEDGEVTIEDIITYSSDVIVITSGEQGFLVSLIEQRQQEYLTQYYEQYLRRIKHLYIGLLRVNRQTYDLSQGLIYWAKSIGLKTVALNDVRYLEQEDAKTLTFLTAIKQNQSIKQIEIQDVERYFKTEEEMRTLFSDHLESIEVVSEIVASCEIEIPLHQQLLPKFTTPEGISSDSYLEALCYKGLVKRYKEELSATHKQRLSYELGVIKEMGFADYFLIVWDFIKYAKTNHIFVGPGRGSAAGSIVAYVLGITNVDPIKYKLLFERFLNPERITMPDIDIDFQDNRRDEVIEYVQTKYGPKCVVQIATFGTFQSRSAWRDLARIHEVDIQLINKVAAFIYSGMTLKEIYNQNQELREFFLSYPKLETIYQEAMKIEGLPRHTSIHAAGVIISDHDLTDYTAIMEGPTGIYVSQYEAEDLEAIGLLKMDFLGLKNLNMLQQMTSLIKQTSDPTFDIAKIDFNDAKTYEMIASGQTTGVFQLESDGMRQVLRKVRPSCLEDIVACNALFRPGPMESIPLFAARKNEQQAIDYYHPSLQGILQDTYGIIVYQEQIMQIAHVVSGYTLAEADVLRRAVSKKQKDVLEEEEKTFVFKAVERGHTQEIATQLYALILKFANYGFNRSHAVAYSMVAYQMAYLKVHYPTYFMSVALTNVIGSERHTAQYIKEAKQLNLSILPPSVNSSGLVYQIEGEAIRFSLLPIKHIGLNLTRQLVQEREEGLFHSFYDFIIRTKRFMNQRAYECLIDVGALDEFGYNRQTLHHNLKAILDFSKYDGGLFETDFEVQVLAKEFSQLELMKREKELLGFYLKAHPIYLMANAAKENGWYYPSDIAHLTLSQATFVGFVERFREIRDKKGNLMGFLEISDEHVSLTVTVFSDQYKSEYRNLLGKVVAVNGRITIRNNEKNLNLSKIIAVS from the coding sequence ATGGGATTTACACATTTACAGGTACGATCAGCTTATTCATTACTAACAAGTTCCATTAAAATAGCTGATTATATCAACTTAGCAACCTCGCGGGATTTAAAATCACTGGCCCTAGTTGAAGATGGGACGATGCATAGTGCCATCAAGTTTTATAAGGCTTGTCAGCTAGCAGGAATTAAACCCATCATAGGAATACGTTTAAACATAAAAGTAGATGAGTTTAAAGATGATTGGACATTAATTGCCAAAAACAATAAAGGCTATCAAGCACTATTAAAATTAGCCTCTGCCGCAGCACTAGAGGATGGAGAAGTAACGATTGAGGACATCATTACTTACTCGTCAGATGTAATTGTGATTACTAGTGGTGAACAGGGATTTTTAGTCTCTCTGATTGAACAACGTCAGCAAGAGTATTTAACTCAATATTATGAGCAATATTTAAGACGAATTAAACATTTGTATATAGGTCTTTTACGTGTGAATCGTCAAACCTATGACCTTTCACAAGGATTGATTTATTGGGCAAAAAGTATTGGATTAAAAACAGTCGCTTTAAATGATGTTCGATATCTTGAACAAGAGGATGCAAAAACATTAACCTTTTTAACCGCAATCAAACAAAATCAATCGATTAAGCAAATTGAAATTCAAGATGTTGAACGTTATTTTAAAACGGAAGAAGAAATGCGTACACTATTTAGTGATCATTTAGAATCCATTGAAGTAGTAAGTGAAATTGTTGCAAGTTGTGAAATTGAAATTCCACTTCATCAACAATTATTACCGAAATTCACGACACCTGAAGGTATTTCTTCAGATAGTTATTTAGAAGCACTTTGCTATAAGGGGTTAGTCAAACGATACAAAGAAGAGTTATCGGCTACTCATAAACAGCGATTAAGTTACGAGTTAGGCGTTATTAAAGAGATGGGATTTGCTGATTATTTTTTAATTGTTTGGGATTTTATTAAATACGCTAAAACGAATCACATTTTTGTTGGCCCTGGTCGTGGGTCTGCAGCGGGTTCTATTGTTGCTTATGTTTTAGGAATTACGAATGTCGATCCAATTAAATATAAGCTGTTATTTGAGCGCTTCTTAAATCCTGAACGTATAACGATGCCAGATATTGACATAGACTTTCAGGATAATCGTCGTGATGAAGTAATTGAATATGTACAGACTAAGTATGGTCCTAAATGTGTGGTACAAATTGCGACTTTTGGAACTTTTCAATCGCGATCAGCTTGGCGTGATTTAGCTCGTATTCATGAGGTTGACATTCAATTAATTAATAAAGTCGCAGCTTTTATTTATTCGGGAATGACGTTAAAGGAAATTTACAATCAAAATCAGGAGTTACGAGAGTTCTTTTTAAGCTATCCTAAATTAGAGACTATTTATCAAGAAGCAATGAAAATTGAAGGACTACCTCGTCATACTTCTATCCACGCAGCGGGAGTTATTATTAGCGATCATGACTTAACCGATTATACAGCGATTATGGAAGGTCCAACTGGCATCTATGTTTCTCAATATGAAGCTGAAGATTTAGAAGCCATTGGCTTATTAAAGATGGATTTTTTAGGATTAAAAAATTTAAATATGCTACAGCAAATGACGTCTTTAATTAAACAAACGTCTGATCCAACCTTTGATATAGCTAAAATTGATTTTAATGACGCCAAAACGTACGAGATGATCGCAAGTGGTCAAACAACGGGAGTATTTCAGTTAGAATCTGATGGGATGCGACAAGTTCTAAGAAAGGTTCGTCCTTCATGTTTAGAAGATATTGTCGCTTGTAATGCTTTATTTAGACCTGGGCCTATGGAAAGTATTCCTCTTTTTGCGGCTAGAAAAAATGAACAGCAAGCTATTGATTACTACCATCCGAGTTTACAAGGAATTTTACAAGATACCTATGGAATTATTGTTTATCAGGAACAAATCATGCAGATTGCTCACGTCGTTTCAGGATACACATTAGCTGAAGCAGATGTCTTAAGACGTGCCGTTTCTAAAAAACAAAAAGACGTACTTGAAGAAGAAGAAAAAACATTTGTTTTTAAAGCTGTTGAAAGAGGCCATACTCAAGAAATTGCGACGCAGTTATACGCTTTAATTTTAAAATTTGCCAACTACGGATTTAACCGAAGTCATGCAGTCGCTTACAGTATGGTTGCTTATCAAATGGCTTATTTAAAAGTTCACTATCCGACGTATTTTATGAGTGTGGCCTTAACAAACGTCATTGGAAGTGAGCGTCATACTGCTCAATATATTAAAGAGGCTAAGCAACTAAACTTATCTATTTTACCACCTTCTGTGAATTCGAGTGGATTAGTTTATCAAATCGAAGGTGAAGCGATCCGTTTTAGCTTACTACCTATTAAGCATATTGGGTTAAACTTAACTCGTCAGCTAGTTCAAGAACGCGAAGAGGGATTGTTTCACTCATTCTATGACTTTATTATTCGAACGAAACGTTTTATGAATCAAAGAGCTTATGAATGTTTAATAGACGTTGGTGCATTAGATGAGTTTGGTTATAATCGTCAAACACTTCATCATAATCTTAAAGCGATTCTTGATTTTTCTAAATATGATGGTGGTTTATTTGAAACAGATTTCGAAGTTCAAGTATTAGCTAAAGAGTTTTCCCAATTAGAGCTAATGAAGCGAGAAAAAGAATTGCTAGGATTTTATTTAAAAGCTCATCCTATTTATTTGATGGCTAATGCCGCTAAGGAAAACGGATGGTATTATCCAAGTGATATTGCTCATTTGACACTTTCTCAAGCAACTTTTGTTGGGTTTGTTGAGAGATTTAGAGAAATTAGAGATAAAAAAGGGAATTTAATGGGATTCTTAGAAATAAGTGATGAACATGTATCGTTAACTGTGACTGTTTTTTCTGATCAATATAAGAGTGAATATCGCAACCTTTTAGGAAAAGTGGTAGCGGTTAACGGAAGAATTACTATTCGAAATAATGAAAAAAATCTCAATCTTAGTAAAATAATAGCGGTTTCATAG
- a CDS encoding bifunctional oligoribonuclease/PAP phosphatase NrnA — protein MLNEIWNQIVRFNKIIIHRHVSPDPDALGSQLGLAELIRHNYPEKMVKTVGFTEPSLDWMGVMDEVSDEEYEQALVFIMDTANSARIDDGRYKLGAKLIKLDHHPVVEDYAEINYVDTQATATSEIVVNLFLANEQAYNLKMPLKSAEHLYTGIIADSGRFLYDSTTKHTLAAASFLYDCDIDRNKIHELLYRRPLNIVQAQGFVLSQFEVSEAGVAYFKMSKDVQESYGLTTGTRSALVNTLANIEGIRVWVCFFENEDGRIRANIRSNGPIINEVAAKFEGGGHPKASGAMVKTWDDCQLLLDELEQTCLSYLKELS, from the coding sequence ATGTTAAATGAAATTTGGAATCAAATCGTTCGCTTTAATAAAATTATCATTCATCGTCATGTGAGCCCTGATCCTGATGCACTAGGTTCTCAACTAGGATTAGCAGAGCTTATTCGTCATAATTATCCAGAAAAAATGGTTAAAACCGTTGGATTTACAGAACCATCATTAGATTGGATGGGAGTCATGGATGAAGTCAGTGATGAAGAGTATGAACAGGCTTTAGTGTTCATTATGGATACCGCTAATTCAGCTCGTATTGATGATGGACGCTATAAGCTAGGAGCTAAACTGATTAAGTTAGATCACCATCCAGTTGTTGAAGATTATGCTGAAATTAATTACGTTGATACACAGGCAACTGCAACTTCTGAAATTGTGGTAAATTTATTTTTAGCTAATGAACAAGCATATAACTTAAAGATGCCTTTAAAATCGGCTGAGCATTTGTATACAGGAATTATTGCTGATAGCGGACGTTTTTTATACGACAGTACAACGAAGCATACATTAGCTGCTGCAAGCTTTTTATATGATTGTGATATTGATCGTAATAAAATTCATGAATTATTATACCGTCGTCCGTTAAATATCGTTCAAGCACAAGGCTTCGTTTTAAGTCAGTTTGAAGTCAGCGAGGCAGGAGTTGCCTATTTTAAAATGTCTAAAGACGTTCAAGAATCTTATGGATTAACGACAGGAACACGTTCAGCACTAGTTAATACGTTAGCCAATATTGAAGGAATTCGTGTTTGGGTTTGCTTCTTTGAAAATGAAGATGGGCGTATTCGCGCGAATATTCGCTCGAACGGACCGATTATTAATGAAGTAGCCGCTAAATTTGAAGGTGGTGGTCATCCAAAAGCATCAGGTGCGATGGTTAAGACATGGGATGACTGTCAACTACTGCTTGATGAATTAGAGCAAACCTGTTTATCTTATCTAAAAGAGCTAAGTTAA